One region of Culex pipiens pallens isolate TS chromosome 2, TS_CPP_V2, whole genome shotgun sequence genomic DNA includes:
- the LOC120418583 gene encoding venom serine protease-like → MISLRSLLVLVTTSLPLTFALFEGCDQQYQLTSTANVQLISPFYPNRYPSGSSCRYTLIAPSGYTIDLTCSIKMDTTAGSSACSSELLYISKEGFPSVVGSEFFCGSGTVARRSLFNKIMIAYSSSSSSAAGSFSCQVQVKPQDCDCGWSVSQKIVGGSTAGVNEYTSLVGLLDKITVNVFCSGVIINYRYILTAAHCVDNTPSPDRIQALVGDHNYRNGLDTPYSRLYDIESIVWHENYVASTRDNDIAVLKTTVDMEWTRGVGPVCLPFNYWYYDFNTLQVDVAGWGTTSFGGPQSTTLLKTTLDVIANGNCPVQYVNSKKICTFTPGKDTCQFDSGGPLYLRGVQRMYTIGIVSYGGACAAATPSVNTRITAYLDWIQTKTPGATYCIK, encoded by the exons ATGATCTCGTTACGATCGCTATTGGTGCTCGTCACCACCTCGCTACCCCTAACTTTCGCCCTTTTCGAGGGCTGCGACCAGCAATACCAACTGACCTCCACAGCCAACGTCCAGCTCATCTCCCCGTTCTACCCGAATCGCTAcccttccgggagttcctgccGCTACACGCTGATCGCCCCCTCCGGCTACACGATCGACCTAACCTGCTCGATCAAGATGGACACCACCGCGGGCAGTTCGGCATGCTCTTCCGAACTCCTCTACATCTCCAAGGAGGGATTCCCGTCCGTCGTTGGCAGTGAGTTCTTCTGTGGAAGTGGAACCGTTGCGCGACGATCGCTCTTCAACAAGATCATGATCGCGTACTCGTCGAGTAGTTCAAGTGCAGCGGGGTCGTTCAGCTGTCAGGTGCAGGTCAAACCACAGGACTGCGATTGCGGATGGTCAGTGTCGCAGAAGATCGTGGGAGGTAGTACGGCGGGGGTCAATGAGTATACTTCGTTGGTTGGGTTGCTGGACAAGATCACCGTGAACGTGTTTTGTTCGGGAGTTATCA TCAATTACAGGTACATCCTGACGGCGGCCCACTGCGTGGACAACACTCCAAGTCCGGATCGTATCCAAGCCCTGGTTGGCGATCACAACTACCGGAACGGTCTTGATACCCCCTACTCTCGGTTGTACGACATCGAAAGTATAGTTTGGCACGAGAATTACGTCGCATCTACCAGAGACAATGACATAGCGGTCCTTAAGACCACCGTGGACATGGAGTGGACTCGGGGTGTCGGACCAGTTTGTCTTCCGTTCAACTACTGGTACTACGACTTCAATACGCTGCAGGTTGACGTGGCGGGTTGGGGAACTACAAGTTTTGGAGGTCCACAGAGTACGACCTTGCTGAAGACCACGTTAGACGTGATCGCGAATGGAAATTGTCCGGTTCAGTACGTCAACAGTAAGAAGATTTGTACCTTTACGCCCGGCAAGGACACGTGTCAGTTCGATTCCGGTGGGCCGCTGTATCTGCGAGGAGTTCAACGGATGTACACAATCGGGATTGTCAGCTATGGAGGAGCATGTGCAGCAGCCACTCCGTCAGTGAATACAAGAATTACGGCGTATCTTGATTGGATACAGACCAAGACACCGGGTGCGACTTATTGCATTAAATAA
- the LOC120418578 gene encoding peroxiredoxin-6-like codes for MRIGSTIPNFKADSTKGPIDFYEWLGDSWCVLFSHPADFTPVCTTELGRIAVHREHFEKRNVKILAHSVDDLKCHVDWVNDIKSYCPDIIGNFPYPIIADPSRELAVRFGMLDDNDKDDPELAQTVRALFIISPDHRVRLTMHYPTSTGRNVDEILRVIDSLQLTDRLKVIATPANWTPGTKVMILPSVSESDADRLFPNGIERVSMPSGHVYVRTTTDYE; via the exons ATGCGTATCGGATCAACCATTCCCAACTTCAAGGCCGACAGTACCAAGGGCCCGATCGACTTCTACGAGTGGCTGGGAGATTC ATGGTGTGTGCTGTTTTCCCATCCGGCCGATTTCACCCCCGTTTGCACGACCGAGCTGGGCCGGATTGCGGTCCACCGGGAGCACTTTGAGAAGCGAAATGTGAAGATTCTGGCGCACTCGGTCGATGACCTCAAGTGTCACGTGGATTGGGTCAAT GACATCAAATCGTACTGTCCGGACATCATCGGCAACTTCCCGTATCCGATCATTGCCGATCCGAGCCGAGAGCTGGCCGTTCGTTTTGGCATGCTGGACGACAACGATAAGGACGATCCGGAGCTGGCTCAAACCGTGCGGGCACTGTTCATTATCAG CCCCGATCACCGCGTCCGTCTGACGATGCACTATCCCACTTCTACGGGCAGGAATGTCGA TGAGATTCTGCGTGTCATCGATTCGCTCCAGCTGACGGACCGGCTCAAGGTGATTGCCACACCCGCCAATTGGACC CCTGGAACCAAGGTGATGATTTTGCCCAGTGTTTCCGAGTCGGACGCCGACCGGCTGTTCCCCAACGGAATCGAACGCGTCTCGATGCCGTCGGGCCACGTGTACGTCCGCACGACCACCGATTACGAGTAA